TAATCGATCTTTAATGGGGTGATTTGGTGACCGAAAATATCATGGATTATTAATTCATGTGTCAGCTgctcattttttaattttttttttttttcttttctcaccCCTTCGTTCTTGTTTTCTCCGCGAGAGGAGAAGGATCGAAACCGACGACGGAAACGATGACTCTGTCGATCCACTCGACGTCTCCTCCTTCTGATGATCTTGTGCTCATAAGCACATTGTTAAACACCAGCAAGGATCCTGTCGTGAGCAATGAGCAGAAAGCAGGCACATTCTGGAGCCACATTGCAGCCTACTATGCAGCTAGTCCGAAGGTGGAAAGAGGAGATAAGCGAGGAGTTCTTCAATGCAAGCAAAGGTGGCAGAAGATCAACGATTTTGTTTGCAAGTTATGTGGATCCTATGCGGCTGCAACAAGACAGAAAACAAGTGGTCAGAGTGAGAGTAATGTTGTGAAACTCGCACACGAAATTTTTTTCAACGATCAAAAGATTAAATTTAACCTTCACCATGCTTGGGAGGAGCTCCGCTATGACCAGAAAAGGTGTGAGCATGCTAGTAGTAATCTTGGTGGAAGCGCTAAGAAGAAAAAGTGTGAGGATGGAGCAGAAACAGCAAGCTCTCAAGCTACTATCAATGTAGATGATCAACCTACCAAACGTCCACCTGGAGTTAAGGCTGCGAAAGCAGCTTCTGCAAAGAAACCAATAGTAGATAAGGAGGCTGATGAAAAGTTTGACAAGATGTGCTCTATTAAAGAGAAAGACTTGACCCTGAAAGAAAGACTTTCCAAAATGGGTCTGCTTGACAgtctcatttaaaaaaaagaaccactttctgaaaaagaagaagcactAAAGAGTAAGCTTCTTACAGAGATGTTGGATGCTTCTGTTTGATGTTTCTGTCGCATGTTTAAATGTTTCTTAATGGGATGTTCCTGTTTGATGCTTCTGTTTGATGTATCTGTTTCTGTTTCATGTTTCAtgtttcttgtttctgtttCATGTATCGGTTTCATGTTTAAGTTTTATGTATCTGTTTGATGTTCAGTTGTATGTgctgttttattaaaaaagagTTTCTATTTACATGTTCTGTTGAAGCTTGATATTACATCACGATACTGATTGTATCTCTTTCCGTATGTGTTGTTTTATACAAAGAGACAAGAGAAGTCACGAGATTGCAGAGAGAAGTCACGAGATGTCTGGTTAAACAGATCACGGGAAGAGGTCAGAGACACAATACCACAAGAGAAGTCACGAGATGTCTGGTTAAACAGGTCACGGGAAGAGGTCAGAGACATAATACCACAAGAGAAGTCACGAGATTACAGTTGTGATATGTCCGTATGTGATGTTTCTGTTTGTCTGTATGTAACTTTAAGTCACGAGATTTTTATGTTGCTTATGCAGATtcatatgtaaaatttatatgtcaCGAGATGTTTGTCTGTAAACTTTATGCTTCTCTCCTTTTCTATATAAAGTATTGAGACAGAAAGTATTAATTTCACAAAGTCTCATTCTCTccttttttacaaatttatcgAACACAATATCATTCACCAACACACTCTCCTTCTCTTCACCAACAAGTTTCATCTTCTGACCGAGACTTCTTCTCTCATTTTAATCACAAAGTTTTGTTCTCTCATTCTCACATTGTCTCattctttccttttccttgatcaaaaaaactattcacaaaaaaaaatcaaaacactttttaaattttcatcacatatatggcatcttcttcccatAACACTTTTGATGGAGTAGATGGTGaaagttttgatcaatattttgatcaatatgttgatcaatattttgatcaaacattCGAGAGTTTAGCCATTAATTATGGTGA
The window above is part of the Brassica napus cultivar Da-Ae chromosome C3, Da-Ae, whole genome shotgun sequence genome. Proteins encoded here:
- the LOC125583179 gene encoding glutathione S-transferase T3-like, giving the protein MTLSIHSTSPPSDDLVLISTLLNTSKDPVVSNEQKAGTFWSHIAAYYAASPKVERGDKRGVLQCKQRWQKINDFVCKLCGSYAAATRQKTSGQSESNVVKLAHEIFFNDQKIKFNLHHAWEELRYDQKRCEHASSNLGGSAKKKKCEDGAETASSQATINVDDQPTKRPPGVKAAKAASAKKPIVDKEADEKFDKMCSIKEKDLTLKERLSKMGLLDSLI